A genomic segment from Aegilops tauschii subsp. strangulata cultivar AL8/78 chromosome 1, Aet v6.0, whole genome shotgun sequence encodes:
- the LOC109765734 gene encoding uncharacterized protein ycf36: protein MAASPSLHAPRLLPLLPNPAPSLARPRRRFTAASAVPPSRNGSSAGTDWCPVPPEQRPVNEYEALAASQPFSWAAGDLRLYCSRLAFTGAAFALFVGLPVAAFGGRGGVGGDALHLALGATGSGILAVTLAVVRMYLGWAYVGNRLLSATVEYEETGWYDGQIWVKTPEVLARDRLLGSFSVKPVLKRVKFTLVGLAVSLTLCILLYANTEKPREPLENPAGGRAIPGVYSDTAARSFEPDAFCGEPDLGDQSEL, encoded by the exons ATGGCCGCCTCGCCTTCCCTCCACGCCCCCCGCCTCCTCCCGCTGCTCCCGAACCCCGCCCCGAGCCTCGCCAGGCCCCGGCGTCGCTTCACGGCGGCGTCGGCGGTGCCGCCGTCGCGGAACGGGAGCTCGGCGGGGACGGACTGGTGCCCCGTGCCCCCGGAGCAGCGGCCCGTGAACGAGTACGAGGCGCTGGCCGCGTCGCAGCCCTTCTCCTGGGCGGCGGGGGACCTGCGCCTCTACTGCTCCCGCCTCGCCTTCACGGGGGCCGCCTTCGCGCTCTTCGTCGGCCTCCCCGTCGCGGCCTTCGGCGGCCGCGGGGGCGTCGGCGGCGACGCCCTGCACCTCGCGCTCGGGGCCACCGGCTCCGGGATCCTCGCCGTCACGCTCGCCGTCGTAAGGATGTACCTCGGCTGGGCCTACGTCGGGAACCGCCTGCTCAGCGCCACCGTCGAGT ATGAGGAGACGGGATGGTACGACGGGCAG ATATGGGTTAAAACCCCAGAAGTTCTAGCTCGTGATCGTCTTCTCGGATCATTTTCT GTGAAGCCGGTGCTGAAGAGAGTGAAGTTCACCCTGGTGGGCCTGGCGGTGTCGCTGACCCTCTGCATCCTCCTCTACGCCAACACCGAGAAGCCGAGGGAGCCGCTGGAGAACCCCGCCGGCGGGAGGGCCATCCCCGGGGTGTACAGCGACACCGCCGCGAGGTCCTTCGAGCCCGACGCCTTCTGCGGGGAGCCCGACCTCGGCGACCAGTCGGAACTGTAA
- the LOC109765735 gene encoding glucosamine inositolphosphorylceramide transferase 1, which translates to MAGRRAMRPAASTGGGMRGLAAAARSSPALSFLLAAAAAAALVGGAYFWVVVASFRLPEPGALGCRPDGEGSWAIGVFYGSSPFHLRPIELEGKSSANGSAWPVANPVLTCASATDAGYPSNFVADPFLYLQGDTLFLFFETKTTSSMHGDIGVARSFDQGATWEFLGIALDEAWHLSYPFVFKYENEIYMMPEGNKKKELRLYRATKFPLEWTLEKVLINKPLIDASLVQYEDNWWLFASDFTRYGTEKNAELEIWYSSSPLGPWKEHRQNPIYKADKSLGARNGGRLFMFEGSLYRPGQDCSGTYGRKIKLYKVEKLSKEEYKEVPVELGIEEPKKGRNAWNGMRYHHLDAQQLESGRWIAVMDGDRVPSGDSTRRSISGYLGFLLAIVLVTFVGFVKGAINCYIPPSFWAAPARRNELSRILPVYRFNQKVRRYSTSLGRYITATKARLNEKTWSNKLFFCVIALLGTVNVCIAVHFLLGGNGTEEAYTHQGQRSQFTMVTMTYEARLWNLKMFVEHYSRCESVREIVVVWNKGNPPGSDAFDSTVPVRIRVEELNSLNNRFRVDPLIKTRAVLELDDDIMMTCSDVEKGFKVWREHPERMVGFYPRMIDGDPPQYRNERYARGKKGYNLILTGAAFMDSEFAFRRYWSEEAREGRDYVHKNFNCEDLLMNFMYANASSGAGGRTVEYVHPAWAIDTSKLSSVAISRDTQKHYDVRTKCLAKFSSIYGPLPQKWEFGRREDGWDK; encoded by the exons ATGGCGGGGCGCCGAGCGATGAGGCCGGCCGCGTCCACGGGAGGCGGCATGCGGGGGCTCGCCGCCGCGGCGCGCTCCTCGCCCGCGCTCTCCTTCCTGCTcgccgcggccgcggccgccgCGCTCGTCGGGGGCGCCTACTTCTGGGTGGTGGTCGCCTCGttccgcctccccgagcccggGGCCCTCGGGTGCCGGCCCGACGGCGAGGGCTCCTGGGCCATCGGGGTCTTCTACGGCAGCAGCCCCTTCCACCTCCGCCCCATCGAGCTG GAAGGGAAGAGCAGCGCCAACGGCTCCGCGTGGCCGGTGGCCAACCCCGTCCTCACCTGCGCCTCCGCCACCGACGCCGGCTACCCCAGCAACTTCGTCGCCGACCCCTTCCTCTACCTGCAG GGCGACACACTGTTTCTTTTCTTTGAAACAAAAACAACTTCCTCAATGCATGGTGATATTGGTGTTGCAAGAAGCTTCGATCAAGGTGCAACATGGGAGTTTCTTGGTATTGCTCTAGATGAGGCATGGCACCTGTCCTACCCTTTTGTGTTCAAATACGAGAATGAG ATTTATATGATGCCAGAGGGGAACAAAAAGAAGGAGCTTCGACTTTATCGTGCTACTAAATTTCCGCTTGAGTGGACATTGGAGAAGGTGCTCATCAACAAACCACTTATTGACGCCTCATTAGTCCAATATGAGGATAACTGGTGGCTCTTTGCCTCGGATTTTACACGGTATGGAACTGAGAAGAATGCAGAGCTTGAGATTTGGTACAGTAGCTCTCCTCTTGGTCCTTGGAAAGAGCACAGGCAGAACCCTATTTACAAAGCTGACAAAAGTTTGGGAGCTCGAAATGGTGGAAGGCTCTTCATGTTTGAAGGGTCGTTGTATCGTCCAGGTCAGGATTGCAGTGGAACCTATGGGCGGAAGATTAAGTTGTACAAAGTTGAAAAGCTAAGCAAGGAAGAATACAAAGAGGTGCCAGTAGAACTTGGGATTGAAGAGCCAAAGAAGGGGAGAAATGCCTGGAATGGTATGAGGTACCATCACTTGGACGCGCAGCAACTTGAGTCAGGTAGATGGATAGCTGTAATGGATGGTGATCGTGTTCCTTCAGGCGATTCAACACGAAGGTCTATCTCTGGTTACCTGGGTTTTTTGCTAGCCATAGTTCTGGTCACTTTTGTGGGTTTtgtgaaaggtgcaatcaattgCTACATCCCTCCGAGTTTCtgggctgccccggcaaggagaAATGAATTGTCCCGTATCTTGCCTGTCTACCGCTTCAACCAGAAAGTCCGCAGATATTCTACCAGCCTTGGCAGATACATCACAGCCACCAAAGCAAGGCTCAATGAGAAAACATGGTCCAACAAGCTGTTCTTCTGCGTCATTGCTCTGTTGGGGACCGTGAACGTCTGCATCGCTGTGCATTTCCTACTTGGTGGTAATGGCACGGAAGAGGCATACACACATCAAGGTCAGCGCTCTCAGTTCACGATGGTCACCATGACATATGAAGCTCGGCTATGGAACTTGAAAATGTTCGTCGAACACTACTCCAGATGCGAGTCGGTCAGGGAGATAGTTGTCGTCTGGAACAAAGGCAACCCTCCTGGCAGCGATGCCTTCGACTCCACGGTGCCTGTCAGGATACGAGTGGAGGAGCTCAACTCTCTCAACAACAGGTTCAGAGTCGACCCTCTGATAAAGACCCGGGCCGTCCTCGAGCTGGATGATGACATCATGATGACCTGCAGCGACGTAGAGAAAGGGTTCAAGGTGTGGAGGGAGCACCCCGAGCGGATGGTCGGCTTCTACCCGCGGATGATCGACGGCGACCCCCCGCAGTACAGGAACGAGCGGTACGCCAGGGGCAAGAAGGGCTACAACCTGATCCTCACCGGTGCCGCATTCATGGACAGTGAGTTTGCCTTCAGGAGGTACTGGAGCGAGGAGGCCAGGGAAGGGAGGGACTACGTGCACAAGAACTTCAACTGCGAGGACCTGCTGATGAACTTCATGTACGCGAACGCGAGCTCCGGCGCCGGGGGGAGGACGGTGGAGTACGTGCACCCGGCATGGGCCATCGACACCTCCAAGCTCTCCTCCGTCGCCATCAGCCGCGACACGCAGAAGCACTACGACGTCAGGACCAAGTGCCTGGCCAAGTTCTCCTCCATATATGGCCCTCTGCCACAGAAATGGGAGTTTGGCAGGCGAGAAGATGGCTGGGACAAATAG